The Mangrovimonas cancribranchiae nucleotide sequence GAAAAGGGGTATAAACTTCTTCTATATGATGCTTTTCTGCTTTTACTTTTTTAACAGCAGACATTAACACATCGTCGTCTGTATAAATCGCGTGAATTACTTTAGATGCTTCCATTGTCTACGTTTATTTTATAAGATTTTTTGCTTGACCAGACCAATCATCACGCTCTGCTCTTCCTGGGAAAGAACCAGTGATTTCATCTAATAAGTCGTATTCTTTTTTTGTCATTTTGCTAACCTGTAAGAATGTGTAAATACCTATGCTATTTAAAGCTTCTTCCATTTTCGGTCCTACACCATTTATCTTTTTAAGGTCGTCTGCTGTTTCTGTATTAGGATCGAAAGTTCCTATACTAGCTAAAAGGCTATCTACTTTAGCAGAGTTATCTACTTTAGGAGCTTCAGTATTAACAACTGGTTGCTTTCCTGAGGTTCTTTCATCAGAACCAGTTCCTACTAAACTTTCTCCTGCTTCTCTAATTCTTTTGTAACGTTCTCCTGAAGATTTCAAGATTGTTTTAACCTCAGCTTGCGCAATTACTGGGAATGTTCTTGAGTATAATAGGAATAACACAAAGAAGAATCCTATTGTTCCTATAAAAATTCCTATATCTACAAATGTTGGTGAGAACATAGTCCATGATGATGGTAAATAATCGCGGTGTAATGATGTTACAATAATTACAAAACGCTCAAACCACATACCTATGTTTACTACAATAGAGATAAAGAACGAGAACATAATACTTGTTCTTAATTTCTTGAACCACATAAACTGTGGTGAAAACACGTTACAAGTCATCATTGCCCAATATGCCCACCAGTAAGGTCCTGTTGCTCTGTTTAAGAATGCATATTGTTCATACTCTACTCCAGAGTACCAAGCAATAAATAACTCAGTAATATAAGCCACACCTACTATTGAACCTGTAATCATGATTACAATGTTCATTAGTTCGATGTGTTGTACTGTAATATAATCTTCAAGGTTACATACTTTCCTCATGATGATAAGTAATGTATTTACCATAGCGAATCCTGAGAAAATCGCCCCTGCCACGAAATATGGCGGAAATATTGTAGTATGCCAACCTGGAATAACAGATGTTGCGAAGTCAAAAGATACAATAGTATGTACAGAAAGTACAAGTGGTGTAGCTAAACCTGCTAATACTAATGACACTTCTTCAAAACGTTGCCAATCTTTAGCACGACCTGTCCATCCAAAACTTAATAAAGAATATATTTTCTTTTGAAATGGTTTTACAGCACGATCACGAATCATAGCAAAATCAGGTAATAATCCTGTCCACCAGAATACTAATGATACCGATAAATATGTTGAAATCGCGAATACGTCCCATAATAATGGCGAGTTAAAGTTAACCCATAACGATCCAAATTGGTTTGGAATTGGTAACACCCAATACCCTAACCATGGACGGCCCATGTGAATTACAGGGAATAAACCGGCTTGAACTACAGAAAAGATAGTCATCGCCTCTGCCGAACGGTTAATTGCCATTCTCCATTTTTGACGGAATAGAAGTAATACTGCAGAAATAAGTGTTCCTGCGTGACCAATACCTACCCACCAAACGAAGTTGGTAATATCCCAGGCCCAACCTACGGTTTTATTTAAACCCCAAGTTCCTATACCTGTAGATATGGTATAAATAATACATCCAATTCCCCAAAGAAAAGCTACCAGTGAAATTCCAAAAACTATCCACCACTGCTTATTCGCTTTACCTTCTATAGGTTTTGCCACATCCACAGTAACGTCGTGGTAGGACTTTTCACCTGTAACTAAAGGTCTTCTAATAGGTGCTTCGTAATGAGACGCCATAATCTGTTTATAATTGTTTCTTAATTAATTCTTTATTGTTAAGCTTCTGTTGTATTTCTCACTTTAGTTTGATACATCACGTTTGGTTTTGTTCCAACGTGTTCTAATAAGTGATACATACGGTCTCCTGCTTTAAGATGTGCTACTTCACTATCTTTATCATTGATATCTCCAAAGGTCATTGCACCACTACTACATGCAGCAGAACAAGCTGTTTGGAATTCACCATCTTTAATCTGTCTTCCGTCACGTTTAGCATCTAAAATAGTTTTCTGTGTCATTTGAATACACATAGAACATTTTTCCATTACTCCACGAGAACGCACTACTACATCTGGATTTAATACCATACGTCCTAGATCATCATTCATATGGTAATCAAACTCATCATTTTCAGAGTATAAGAACCAGTTAAAACGACGTACTTTATAAGGACAGTTATTGGCACAGTAACGCGTACCTACACAACGGTTGTAAGCCATATGGTTTTGACCTTGGCGACCGTGTGATGTTGCTGCCACTGGACAAACTGTCTCACATGGTGCGTGGTTACAATGCTGGCACATTACAGGTTGGAAAGCGACTTGTGGGTTTTCTGATGGGTGTTCCATCTCACCAAACTCGCTTAACGAACTTCCTAGTCCAGAAATATTGTCTTTTTTCTCGTTATCCCCTTCAAAAGATCCTTCTGAAGAATAATATCTATCAATACGTAACCAGTGCATATCACGGCTACGACGTACTTCTTCTTTACCTACTACAGGAACATTATTTTCTGCATGACATGCTATAACACATGCACCACATCCAGTACAAGCATTTAAATCGATAGATAAGTTGAAATGATGTCCTATTGAACGATCAAATTCATCCCACATATCAACATCTGGAGATGTTACTGGTGTTTCTTGGTGATCTAAAGACACAACAGGAATAGCATTCCAGTGTTCTTTATCTTTAGTGTTAAAGATTTCAAGCGTTGTTTCTTTTACAATATCACCACGTCCCATTAATGTATTGTGCAACTGTACACATGCAAATTCATGCATTCCAGAAGCAGCTGTAATACTAACGTTTTGTATATCGTTAAAACCTTGGTAAAGCCTAAAAGCATTTACACCGGTTTTCATTTCATCTTTTAAACCTGCTGTTCTACCATAACCAAATGATAAACCTACAGAACCTTTTGCTTGGCCTGGTTGTATTAAAACAGGTACATTCTTTAAGGTTGTTCCATTAACGGTTACATCGGCATAACTACCATCTAAGGCACCCGTTGCAACATGTTCGTTTTTCAAGCCTAACTTTTCGGCATCAACTTTAGATACTGTTAAGTAGTTATCCCAGGATACTCTTGATATTGGATCTGGAAACTCTTGTAACCAAGGGTTGTTGGCTTGTTGTCCATCTCCCATTCCTGTCTTACTATATAATGTAAGCTCAAGTTCTGAAGCTGATTTTACAGACGAAGCTAAAGCTCTTGCGGCATTTCCAGAAGGCGTTTCAACTTCATTATTTTCAGCTAAACCTTCTAATGCATCTATATTGTCAATCTCGTGAACTGACTCTGAAACGAATTGCCCATCATGTAACGCCTGGTTAAACGAGGCTCCATCTAATATATCTTCAGTCCAGATTTCTTTAATATAATCGTTATAGGCAACACTATTAGCTGTCCAAATTAATAAAGCTTCCTGAAACTGTCTCGTGTCGAATAAAGGACGAATGGTTGGTTGCATTAATGCATAATGTCCATTTTTAATTTCAACATCTCCCCAAGATTCTAAATAGTGAGGCACTGCTGCCGCGTATTCTGTTAAAGACGAGGTTTCATCTACTTTCATTGAGAAAGTAATAGATAATTCAGTCTTCTTTAAACCTTCAGCAAAATCAGCAGCATTTGGTAATGTATATACTGGGTTAACACCAGCCATAATAATAGCAGCAACGTTACCAGATTTCATATCGGCTACTAAGTTTGCAACCTCTTTAGCATTACCTTGTCTTGTCTTTATTGGTGTAGCAGCGTTAAAAACTTGGCTACTTAAATATTCGTTTATTTCTAAGGCTACTGTTTGTGCATTCACATCTTGTATACCTGTAACAACAACAGCTTTAGCACCAGATTTCTTAAGTTGAGTGGCAGCTTTACGAACAGCTTCATCAATAGTTTTTGGTAAGTCACCTGAAACTGAACCTCCAACAACATAACTATATAATTTAGCTAAAGCTAGTTTTTGTTGACTTGGTGTTAATGGCACACGCTTATCTGCATTTGCTCCAGTTAACGACATATTAGATTCGAACTGGATGTGTCTAGACATTTTTCCTTTTGCAGGAACACGTCCTTTAGCGTATCCAGAATCAAATCCGCCACCTTGCCAGTCTCCTAAAAAGTCGGCACCAACAGAAACGATTGTTTCTGCTTTAGAGAAATCGTAATCTGCTAAAGCACGCTTACCATATTTAGCCTGGAAAGCATCTAAAGCAGTCGATTCTGAAACAGCATCGTATACCACGTGCTGAACATTTCCATACTCTTCTTTAAAGTCTGCGATTAAGTTACGTGTAGAAGGGCTCGCAAAAGTTTGTGTTAATAAAACAATCTTCTTGTTAGCCGCTTTTAACTCATTTAATTTTTTTGTCGTATCAGCATCAAACGTGTT carries:
- the nrfD gene encoding NrfD/PsrC family molybdoenzyme membrane anchor subunit, whose product is MASHYEAPIRRPLVTGEKSYHDVTVDVAKPIEGKANKQWWIVFGISLVAFLWGIGCIIYTISTGIGTWGLNKTVGWAWDITNFVWWVGIGHAGTLISAVLLLFRQKWRMAINRSAEAMTIFSVVQAGLFPVIHMGRPWLGYWVLPIPNQFGSLWVNFNSPLLWDVFAISTYLSVSLVFWWTGLLPDFAMIRDRAVKPFQKKIYSLLSFGWTGRAKDWQRFEEVSLVLAGLATPLVLSVHTIVSFDFATSVIPGWHTTIFPPYFVAGAIFSGFAMVNTLLIIMRKVCNLEDYITVQHIELMNIVIMITGSIVGVAYITELFIAWYSGVEYEQYAFLNRATGPYWWAYWAMMTCNVFSPQFMWFKKLRTSIMFSFFISIVVNIGMWFERFVIIVTSLHRDYLPSSWTMFSPTFVDIGIFIGTIGFFFVLFLLYSRTFPVIAQAEVKTILKSSGERYKRIREAGESLVGTGSDERTSGKQPVVNTEAPKVDNSAKVDSLLASIGTFDPNTETADDLKKINGVGPKMEEALNSIGIYTFLQVSKMTKKEYDLLDEITGSFPGRAERDDWSGQAKNLIK
- a CDS encoding TAT-variant-translocated molybdopterin oxidoreductase: MSSNKKYWKSVEELNDNSSVVETLKHNEFVEEIPTDEFLGDKDSLESSKTTRRDFLKYVGFSTAAASLAACEGPVVKSIPYVVQPEEIVPGVANYYATTIANGFDFASVLVKTREGRPIKIENNSLASTHGSANARVNASVLGLYDSLRLQGPMKGDSAISWNTFDADTTKKLNELKAANKKIVLLTQTFASPSTRNLIADFKEEYGNVQHVVYDAVSESTALDAFQAKYGKRALADYDFSKAETIVSVGADFLGDWQGGGFDSGYAKGRVPAKGKMSRHIQFESNMSLTGANADKRVPLTPSQQKLALAKLYSYVVGGSVSGDLPKTIDEAVRKAATQLKKSGAKAVVVTGIQDVNAQTVALEINEYLSSQVFNAATPIKTRQGNAKEVANLVADMKSGNVAAIIMAGVNPVYTLPNAADFAEGLKKTELSITFSMKVDETSSLTEYAAAVPHYLESWGDVEIKNGHYALMQPTIRPLFDTRQFQEALLIWTANSVAYNDYIKEIWTEDILDGASFNQALHDGQFVSESVHEIDNIDALEGLAENNEVETPSGNAARALASSVKSASELELTLYSKTGMGDGQQANNPWLQEFPDPISRVSWDNYLTVSKVDAEKLGLKNEHVATGALDGSYADVTVNGTTLKNVPVLIQPGQAKGSVGLSFGYGRTAGLKDEMKTGVNAFRLYQGFNDIQNVSITAASGMHEFACVQLHNTLMGRGDIVKETTLEIFNTKDKEHWNAIPVVSLDHQETPVTSPDVDMWDEFDRSIGHHFNLSIDLNACTGCGACVIACHAENNVPVVGKEEVRRSRDMHWLRIDRYYSSEGSFEGDNEKKDNISGLGSSLSEFGEMEHPSENPQVAFQPVMCQHCNHAPCETVCPVAATSHGRQGQNHMAYNRCVGTRYCANNCPYKVRRFNWFLYSENDEFDYHMNDDLGRMVLNPDVVVRSRGVMEKCSMCIQMTQKTILDAKRDGRQIKDGEFQTACSAACSSGAMTFGDINDKDSEVAHLKAGDRMYHLLEHVGTKPNVMYQTKVRNTTEA